In Bos javanicus breed banteng chromosome 2, ARS-OSU_banteng_1.0, whole genome shotgun sequence, the following proteins share a genomic window:
- the TEX46 gene encoding testis-expressed protein 46, translated as MLGDLMSLFWSLQGILASSGTIGALMAWLISYKPALFGFLFLLLLLSNWLVKHELKRTLQEPQQEEAEQSRTCEAKTNGNSLNTKEVERLHACFALQDKILERLMFSEMKLKVLENQMFIVWNRMNHHKQSSRRRTFPGGKHRMRRRESLFSILSDCTSNSP; from the exons ATGCTGGGGGACCTCATGTCTCTTTTTTGGAGTCTCCAAGGAATACTTGCTTCCTCAGGCACCATAGGAGCGTTGATGGCTTGGCTGATCAGCTATAAGCCAGCCTTGTTTGGTTTTCTATTCCTTCTGCTGTTGCTTAGCAACTGGCTGGTCAAGCATGAACTCAAACGTACTCTTCAAGAGCCCCAGCAG GAAGAGGCCGAGCAATCCAGGACTTGCGAAGCCAAAACCAACGGCAACAGCCTAAACACTAAAGAAGTGGAGAGGTTGCACGCCTGCTTTGCCCTCCAGGACAAGATCCTCGAACGGCTTATGTTCAGTGAAATGAAGCTGAAGGTCTTGGAAAATCAGATGTTCATCGTATGGAATAGGATGAATCACCACAAGCAGTCAAGCCGACGGCGGACTTTTCCAGGAGGAAAACACAGAATGCGGAGGCGGGAGTCTCTGTTCTCCATCCTCTCTGATTGCACTTCCAATTCCCCCTAA
- the LACTBL1 gene encoding putative beta-lactamase-like 1 — protein sequence MERLKTQAGRQLSLLKVKKKWLLPASCSFFFVLSALMTGCFLWQYYLPKLKSGSLGPEVTSAPVRMCPQHPEPVPLAHPLPVLKEALEKVGRILRQALSAPGLAAMSAVVIHNDTVLWTGNFGKKNGSDPASGPPNEYTMYRISSVSKIFPVLMLYRLWEEGIVASLDDPLERYASAFTINNPLGMASASQQRSLVDGLEEVGPAPRPSPVTLRRMASQLSGLPRRLRSTSLLWRGSTQEALSLLKDDVLVADPGTRCHYSTLAFSLLAHVLAAHTVQGDYQRWILEKVLEPLGMADTGFDLTPPVRARLAVGFYGSGRPAPLYDLGWYRPSGQMYSTTADLAKLAMVLLGGGPQRLLRPDASKTLLAPLLACPGAYFANETGTPWEFHAQRGYRVVRKDGELDGYAATFSLVPPLRLGLTLLLAGPRPPGPDLVAQAYDVLLPAMERALRGAELSPAPPPSTRPFSGYFTFSNLTFYDVRPGPAGELRLRQFGPRVEALVPAAFRTLTLRHVRGRVFQLHVAREFPCALPLGDSWLSLEAQHGQLVNFYPLDRHGLSPGFDVPGLNTYRVLRLSHKPVFKTQ from the exons ATGGAGAGACTGAAGACCCAG GCTGGCCGGCAGCTCAGTCTGCTGAAGGTGAAGAAGAAGTGGCTCTTGCCGGCTTCCTGCAGCTTTTTCTTCGTGCTCTCTGCGCTCATGACTGGCTGCTTCCTTTGGCAGTATTACCTCCCCAAGCTGAAGAGCG GTTCCTTGGGACCAGAGGTGACCTCTGCCCCCGTGAGGATGTGTCCCCAGCACCCTGAGCCTGTGCCCCTGGCCCACCCCCTCCCCGTGCTGAAGGAGgccctggaaaag GTGGGCCGGATCCTCCGCCAGGCCCTGTCTGCCCCGGGCCTGGCTGCCATGTCTGCAGTTGTCATCCACAATGACACCGTGCTCTGGACTGGGAACTTTGGGAAGAAGAATGGTTCAGACCCAGCTTCTGGGCCCCCCAACGAGTACACCATGTACCG AATCTCCAGTGTCTCCAAGATCTTTCCTGTCCTGATGCTGTACCGCCTATGGGAAGAGGGCATCGTGGCCTCTCTAGATGACCCTCTGGAGCGGTACGCCAGCGCTTTCACCATTAACAACCCATTGGGTATGGCATCAGCCTCccaacaaaggagtctggtggatgGGCTGGAGGAGGTGGGCCCAGCCCCAAGGCCTTCACCCGTCACCCTCCGAAGGATGGCCAGCCAGCTGTCAG GGCTGCCCCGAAGGCTCCGCTCCACTTCGCTGTTGTGGAGGGGCAGCACCCAGGAGGCCCTGAGCCTGCTCAAGGACGATGTGCTGGTGGCGGATCCAGGAACCAG GTGCCATTACAGCACGCTGGCCTTCTCGCTTCTGGCCCACGTCCTGGCAGCCCACACCGTCCAGGGTGACTACCAGCGCTGGATCTTGGAGAAGGTGCTGGAGCCGCTGGGGATGGCAGACACGGGCTTCGACCTGACGCCTCCTGTGCGTGCCCGGTTGGCAGTGGGCTTTTACGGCAGTGGGCGGCCGGCACCTCTGTACGACCTGGGCTGGTACCGGCCGTCGGGCCAGATGTACTCCACCACCGCTGACCTGGCCAAGCTGGCCATGGTGCTCCTGGGAGGTGGGCCCCAGCGGCTCCTACGGCCAGACGCGTCCAAGACGCTGCTGGCGCCACTGCTGGCCTGCCCGGGCGCCTACTTCGCCAACGAGACGGGCACGCCGTGGGAGTTCCACGCGCAGCGCGGCTACCGCGTGGTGCGCAAGGACGGCGAGCTGGACGGCTACGCTGCCACCTTCTCCCTGGTGCCGCCGCTGCGCCTGGGTCTCACGCTGCTCCTGGCCGGGCCGCGGCCGCCCGGGCCCGACCTTGTGGCGCAGGCCTACGACGTGCTGCTGCCGGCCATGGAGAGGGCCCTGCGGGGGGCCGAGCTCAGCCCGGCGCCGCCGCCCAGCACGCGCCCCTTCAGCGGCTACTTCACCTTCTCTAACTTGACCTTCTACGACGTGCGCCCCGGGCCGGCGGGCGAGCTGCGCCTGCGCCAGTTCGGGCCCCGCGTGGAGGCGCTGGTGCCCGCCGCGTTCCGCACGCTCACGCTGCGCCACGTGCGCGGCCGCGTCTTCCAGCTGCACGTGGCCCGCGAGTTCCCGTGCGCCCTGCCGCTCGGCGACTCCTGGCTGTCCCTGGAGGCCCAGCACGGGCAGCTGGTCAACTTCTACCCCTTGGACCGCCACGGGCTGTCCCCGGGCTTCGACGTGCCGGGCCTCAACACGTACAGGGTGTTGCGGCTGTCGCACAAGCCGGTGTTCAAGACCCAGTGA